One window of Toxotes jaculatrix isolate fToxJac2 chromosome 19, fToxJac2.pri, whole genome shotgun sequence genomic DNA carries:
- the chrm5b gene encoding muscarinic acetylcholine receptor M5b, whose protein sequence is MDSPNSTFGNTSHVQAAPHSLWEVITIAAVSAIVSLITIVGNVLVMLSFKVNSQLKTVNNYYLLSLAFADLIIGVLSMNLYTTYILMGYWSLGNLACDLWLAVDYVASNASVMNLLVISFDRYFSITRPLTYRAKRTPKRAAIMIGLAWLVSFVLWAPPILCWQYFVGERKVPLDQCQIQFLTEPVITFGTAIAAFYIPVSVMTILYCRIYKETQKRTKDLAELQGLATENVPEGTKPQKTIIHSCFHFTRERRDRSQASWSSSNQSNATKTTTRSDEAWVKTDQITSFNSYTSSEEEEHHVSIETPEGSFKEQGSGQSNKNGQVSDYTEDRYFSTPQKKPSKKCISYKFKPGSKGKNGNPPPAAPCPSEAEQPAKNASPSSSSTTSKPMDPALKNQITKRKRMVLVKEKKAAQTLSAILLAFILTWTPYNIMVLISTFCTECIPTSLWHLGYWLCYVNSTINPMCYALCNKTFQKTFRMLLLCQWRRRRRGEDKLYWCGQNPNVNNKMT, encoded by the coding sequence ATGGATTCTCCAAACAGCACTTTTGGCAACACATCACACGTCCAAGCTGCTCCTCACAGCCTTTGGGAGGTTATAACCATCGCTGCAGTGTCGGCCATTGTCAGCTTGATAACTATAGTTGGTAACGTGCTGGTGATGCTGTCTTTCAAAGTAAACAGCCAGCTGAAGACCGTAAACAACTACTATCTGCTGAGTTTGGCGTTCGCTGACCTCATCATAGGAGTGCTCTCCATGAACTTGTACACCACATATATACTGATGGGTTACTGGTCCTTGGGGAACCTAGCATGCGATCTCTGGCTTGCAGTGGATTACGTAGCCAGCAATGCCTCAGTTATGAACTTACTTGTCATCAGCTTTGACAGGTACTTCTCCATCACAAGGCCGCTGACTTACAGGGCAAAGAGGACTCCAAAGAGAGCTGCCATCATGATAGGCCTTGCATGGCTGGTGTCTTTTGTCCTCTGGGCGCCACCCATTCTGTGCTGGCAGTACTTTgtaggagagagaaaagtgccTCTGGACCAGTGCCAGATCCAGTTTTTAACTGAGCCTGTGATCACATTTGGGACAGCCATTGCTGCTTTCTACATCCCAGTCTCTGTTATGACTATCCTGTACTGTAGGATCTACAAGGAGACACAGAAACGGACCAAAGATCTGGCAGAGCTTCAAGGGCTTGCAACAGAAAATGTTCCAGAggggactaaaccacagaaaacTATTATTCACTCTTGCTTTCATTTcaccagagagaggagagaccgGAGTCAGGCCTCCTGGTCCTCATCTAACCAAAGTAACGCCACAAAGACCACCACTAGGTCAGACGAGGCCTGGGTGAAAACAGACCAGATCACTTCCTTTAACAGCTACACCTCAtccgaggaggaggagcaccATGTTTCAATAGAAACCCCAGAGGGATCTTTCAAAGAGCAAGGTAGTGGGCAAAGTAATAAGAATGGTCAGGTGAGTGATTACACAGAAGATCGGTATTTTTCCACTCCTCAAAAAAAGCCCAGTAAAAAGTGCATCTCTTATAAGTTCAAACCTGGCTCAAAGGGTAAAAATGGAAATCCTCCACCTGCAGCGCCCTGCCCGTCAGAGGCAGAGCAGCCTGCCAAAAatgcctccccctcctcctcctccaccacctccaagCCCATGGACCCTGCCCTGAAGAACCAGATCaccaagaggaagaggatggtgctggtgaaggagaagaaggcaGCCCAGACTCTCAGTGCAATCCTCCTGGCCTTCATCCTCACATGGACGCCATACAACATCATGGTGCTCATCTCCACTTTCTGCACCGAGTGCATCCCTACGTCCCTCTGGCATCTGGGCTACTGGCTGTGCTACGTCAACAGCACCATCAACCCCATGTGCTACGCCCTCTGCAACAAGACCTTCCAGAAGACCTTCCGCATGCTTCTGCTCTgccagtggaggaggaggaggagaggcgagGACAAGCTGTACTGGTGTGGACAAAACCCAAACGTCAACAATAAAATGACTTGA
- the katnbl1 gene encoding KATNB1-like protein 1 translates to MKQVDIINKEELDKERFQVHYGVRSPGTVKRLSSCKRKGYPLVEVGLKLHRRTSDVGRACDPGMANKENELTCSDDVRGIHYNDNCGLPVNSAEASKMAGASSKYSDFTELSKDHEAMTHVLFGRNLRLKVALTLWRRNASELVAYLIRIQDTGVLLDCLPVLTNNLQTEAPCLSLGCCVDLLPQVKVILASKYEEHIVVGLHWVQSVIRKWWPELSKNEKRLRDSCSEDRNIEVMKQRLKDLWKEGARLCLVPGSTGELAKAIEAYLSQLP, encoded by the exons ATGAAGCAG GTGGATATTATAAATAAGGAAGAATTAGATAAAGAAAG ATTTCAAGTTCATTACGGAGTACGCAGTCCCGGCACAGTGAAGCGATTGTCATCTTGCAAGAGGAAGGGTTATCCACTGGTGGAGGTGGGCTTAAAGCTGCACCGCAGAACATCAGATGTAGGCCGTGCCTGTGACCCCGGCATGGCCAACAAAGAAAATGAGCTGACGTGCTCCGATGATGTGCGGGGCATTCACTACAATGACAACTGCGGGCTCCCTGTAAACTCTGCAGAGGCCTCCAAGATGGCAGGGGCCAGCTCCAAGTACAGCGACTTTACTGAG CTGTCAAAGGACCATGAAGCTATGACTCACGTCCTTTTTGGAAGGAATCTACGACTAAAAGTAGCTCTAACGCTATGGCGAAGAAATGCCAGTGAATTAGTGGCCTACTTAATAAG AATTCAAGACACAGGAGTGCTGCTTGACTGCTTACCTGTCTTAACAAACAA TCTTCAGACTGAAGCACCATGTTTGTCACTTGGCTGCTGTGTTGACCTCCTGCCCCAAGTCAAAGTGATTCTTGCCAGTAAATACGAAGA ACACATAGTGGTGGGTTTACACTGGGTTCAATCCGTCATCAGGAAATGGTGGCCAGAACTTTCAAAGAATGAGAAAAGACTGCGGGACAGTTGTTCAGAAGACAG GAATATTGAAGTCATGAAGCAGCGGCTGAAGGACTTGTGGAAGGAAGGAGCCCGGTTATGTTTGGTTCCCGGATCAACAGGAGAACTGGCAAAG GCCATTGAGGCTTATCTATCACAGCTGCCCTGA
- the emc7b gene encoding ER membrane protein complex subunit 7 codes for MLHTERIPLLWVFVQAAVVVASGFADMETGPGSGIATQPNGDRFKIEGRAIVPGIKTQDWVSTARILVEGEEYVGFLRTDGSFAVNDVPSGSYVVEVVTPTYRFEPVRVDITSKGKMRARLVNYIKTSEVIRQPYPLQIRASGPHSYFMKRETWGWTDFLMNPMVMMMVLPLLIIVLLPKVVNTNDPEMRKEMEQSMNMLNPNPELPDVSELMTKLFSGSKGSSKAGGSSKGTRPAAKRR; via the exons ATGTTGCACACGGAAAGGATACCGCTGTTGTGGGTTTTCGTTCAGGCTGCGGTCGTCGTGGCGTCGGGTTTCGCTGACATGGAAACGGGGCCTGGCTCAGGTATAGCGACACAGCCGAACGGAGATCGCTTCAAAATCGAGGGAAGAGCGATAGTTCCGGGGATAAAAACACAAGACTGGGTCTCCACGGCCAGAATCCTGGTGGAAGGTGAAGAATACGTGGGGTTTTTGAG AACTGATGGAAGTTTTGCTGTGAATGACGTCCCCTCAGGATCTTACGTTGTGGAAGTTGTCACCCCAACCTATAGATTTGAACCAGTGCGCGTTGATATCACATCCAAGGGCAAAATGAG GGCACGCCTTGTGAATTACATCAAGACTTCAGAAGTGATTCGTCAACCATATCCTCTCCAAATCAGGGCTAGTGGCCCTCATAGCTACTTCATGAAGAGGGAGACCTGGGGCTGGACAGACTTCCTTATGAACCCAATG GTTATGATGATGGTTCTGCCTCTGCTGATCATTGTTTTGCTGCCCAAAGTGGTCAACACCAATGACCCGGAGATGAGAAAG GAAATGGAGCAGTCCATGAACATGCTGAACCCCAACCCTGAGCTTCCAGACGTCTCTGAGCTCATGACCAAGCTCTTTTCTGGCTCCAAGGGCTCCAGCAAGGCAGGTGGCAGCAGCAAGGGCACCAGGCCAGCTGCCAAGAGGAGGTAG